Proteins from a single region of Streptococcus oralis:
- a CDS encoding T7SS effector LXG polymorphic toxin, translated as MKIKRSELESLKDFLYKQTQAFESDLAEAQSTAQSLASSQALRGDVKTAINHELNYYNLPLLQGYVDYSNLLYTEFDNLISDFESTVGEKSATAVINSEALTSLKQSVDGLHSSIVRDMDATNKYYTEISDLISLKAPSKDKLSRAIEASKQSLSETEKRLTAFNDKQATSELDEILNNQNKGLTKVSGTVTMASPYRNPEALAIYRNPHFKKAVNRYHQKVDSLARAYFQKNHPGVAFDKDKAGIEELQALSREVTKKAEYGGEGKNQTYTLEEAVKDFAEGLTPSEFSKETIGAFLDHVKGKVIEESKNIGRSLAATLQPRDAAGRFIKDSSKIRNWLTSTLKKIPNSTSKVLGNVAKWGGRGLVALGMWSEGSDHYKEYHNVGRAVSYGLTAGTAGWVAGLAVGSALAGAPVVVGLVGAVVVGSAVSVGVKALYKNVKPFRAVVDGAGDLLNGIGKGISNIGKSFSNPLKAIKGVFG; from the coding sequence ATGAAAATCAAGCGTAGTGAGTTGGAAAGTTTAAAGGATTTTCTCTATAAGCAGACCCAAGCTTTCGAGTCTGATTTGGCTGAGGCACAGTCGACTGCGCAGAGTCTTGCCTCGAGTCAAGCGCTGCGTGGTGATGTCAAGACTGCGATTAACCATGAGTTGAACTATTATAACCTCCCTCTCCTTCAGGGTTATGTGGATTATTCTAATCTGCTTTATACTGAGTTTGACAATCTGATTTCTGACTTTGAATCAACAGTCGGTGAGAAAAGCGCAACAGCTGTAATCAACAGTGAGGCCTTAACTAGCTTGAAGCAGAGTGTGGATGGTCTCCATTCCTCCATTGTCCGGGATATGGATGCGACGAATAAATATTATACGGAAATTTCTGACTTGATCTCACTGAAAGCTCCCAGTAAGGATAAGTTGAGTCGGGCTATTGAGGCGTCGAAACAGTCGCTCTCAGAGACGGAGAAGCGCCTGACTGCCTTCAATGACAAGCAGGCCACAAGTGAGTTAGATGAGATTTTAAACAATCAAAATAAGGGCTTAACGAAGGTGAGTGGGACGGTTACCATGGCCAGCCCTTATCGTAATCCTGAAGCGCTAGCTATCTATCGTAATCCTCATTTCAAGAAGGCGGTAAACCGTTATCACCAGAAAGTGGATAGTCTAGCAAGGGCTTACTTCCAGAAGAATCATCCAGGCGTTGCATTTGACAAGGACAAGGCAGGGATTGAGGAATTGCAGGCTCTTTCGAGGGAGGTGACTAAGAAGGCGGAGTATGGAGGGGAAGGAAAAAATCAAACTTACACGTTAGAGGAAGCCGTGAAAGATTTCGCTGAAGGCTTGACGCCAAGCGAATTTTCTAAAGAAACTATAGGAGCTTTTTTGGATCATGTTAAAGGGAAAGTTATTGAGGAATCTAAAAATATAGGTCGTTCACTGGCGGCGACTTTGCAACCGCGTGATGCCGCAGGAAGATTTATAAAAGATAGTTCAAAAATTAGAAATTGGCTAACTAGCACGCTGAAAAAAATACCGAATTCTACCAGTAAAGTTCTTGGAAATGTTGCTAAATGGGGTGGAAGAGGACTTGTTGCTCTAGGAATGTGGTCAGAAGGAAGTGACCATTATAAAGAATACCATAATGTTGGTAGAGCAGTTAGTTATGGCTTAACGGCTGGAACAGCTGGCTGGGTAGCCGGTCTTGCTGTGGGTTCAGCTTTGGCTGGAGCTCCAGTTGTTGTTGGTCTAGTTGGAGCTGTTGTGGTTGGTTCTGCTGTTTCTGTAGGTGTAAAAGCTCTGTATAAAAATGTAAAACCATTTAGAGCTGTAGTTGATGGTGCAGGAGATCTTTTAAACGGAATAGGAAAAGGAATATCTAATATCGGAAAATCATTTAGCAATCCACTCAAAGCAATTAAAGGAGTTTTTGGATAA
- a CDS encoding DUF4176 domain-containing protein, translated as MKTAEQIWKEYCDGNTAFPTTDFLHQIAFILKNRPEVLGAIVKAFLDKKPNYIYHPRIGADIEVTFLPKEVYICRNETEITLSKSEFVHFLDGVDKVYSDILPLGTLVEIDKEQLSQELVVSLLGDEPLYVMIMGRKVVFDGAYVDYLAQFWPLGLQAELPPMAIHKTMIKRIIAQGYAESEKESSYVGQLREILMKTAIPSHFYLRLQEELDDENQA; from the coding sequence ATGAAGACAGCAGAACAAATTTGGAAAGAGTATTGTGACGGTAATACGGCATTTCCCACTACAGATTTTTTACATCAGATAGCTTTTATTTTAAAAAATCGTCCAGAGGTATTGGGCGCAATCGTAAAAGCTTTTTTGGATAAAAAACCAAACTATATTTATCATCCGCGGATTGGTGCTGATATTGAAGTGACTTTTTTACCGAAAGAAGTGTATATTTGTCGGAACGAGACAGAGATTACGTTATCTAAAAGTGAGTTTGTCCATTTTTTAGATGGGGTTGATAAGGTTTATAGCGATATTCTTCCCTTGGGCACATTGGTTGAGATTGATAAGGAGCAGTTATCTCAAGAGCTAGTAGTGTCACTTTTAGGCGATGAGCCACTTTATGTCATGATTATGGGGCGAAAAGTCGTTTTCGACGGAGCTTATGTGGATTATTTAGCACAGTTCTGGCCTCTTGGTCTTCAAGCAGAGCTTCCACCGATGGCTATTCATAAGACCATGATCAAACGAATCATCGCTCAGGGTTATGCGGAATCAGAAAAAGAAAGTTCCTATGTGGGTCAATTACGGGAAATATTAATGAAAACAGCTATTCCTTCCCACTTTTATCTACGATTACAGGAGGAGTTAGACGATGAAAATCAAGCGTAG
- a CDS encoding YwqH-like family protein: MGRYDSAIANCHAQIRWIRLDIRTYENKIRRLESANDCIQSQMDVVSKNKTSASDLNKHSTTDFQGTRREDFNKTLAGISDAITTWLTDTEMNRKSIRFKISEYNGNIEDCQTKINSLNSQIEYYHRLNREED, translated from the coding sequence ATGGGACGATACGATAGTGCTATTGCGAATTGTCATGCACAAATCCGTTGGATTCGTTTGGATATACGTACTTATGAGAATAAGATAAGACGGTTGGAATCTGCGAATGATTGTATCCAGAGTCAGATGGATGTTGTTAGTAAAAACAAGACTTCTGCGAGTGATTTGAATAAGCACTCTACAACTGATTTTCAAGGGACTCGTCGGGAAGATTTTAATAAAACGTTAGCAGGAATTTCCGATGCGATTACAACTTGGTTGACAGATACAGAAATGAATCGTAAGAGTATTCGCTTTAAAATATCAGAATATAATGGGAATATTGAAGATTGCCAGACCAAAATTAATAGTCTGAATAGCCAGATTGAATACTATCATCGCTTGAATAGGGAGGAGGACTAG
- the essC gene encoding type VII secretion protein EssC, with the protein MATKGKQATWSQKLSDEEVLWHVFSFKECFEYKELTERASSINIGESHISITESGLEKDGIPWAGQEEESLVAIPHEQIQIHSFTYPKLDLLFSKEKKADVCLESQALLYLKVKENTYHLSGSSNGAKVYLNGQILEEVDASIQVGDVLVVDCFLFSFREHQIHFLPLSGQYTIQSDHLFEEPYQAEFPHEFPNYRRSPRIYLKEPEDKVEINSPAPEEKLRRGELWRAIVPPVGMVVISGASSVFMQGNALLMMGMASASLLTAGFSVSSYFTNKKEVKEKNQKRNDDYQEYLLETGSQLSRLKAEQKKALTYNFPSVDELVDLVESYNPRIYEKMVTNDDFLKVHLGTGAIDSSYSLRFQPTNRKEDWSRFVEKKLVQPHIKLEDAPIVLSLRDQALGLAGAAPVLRVAVQTLLFQIAALHSYHDVEFVTLVSQEEYENHWREWRWLPHAQMRSLNLRGLIHDDQTRDMVLTSFYQMLVKRRQVVREQKQEQIFSPHYVLTILDESWLSGHGLNEFLAEDMTQYGVTVIWGKESLNMLPETVTAVVDYQNGETAKLVNNHHIYVNQDFKPNRLPQNGKLEEAIYRLANLNHIEVEKNSIPDTISFMELYGVKQVEELDVEKRWQAADASKSLAVPLGVRGKDDIVLLNLHERAHGPHGLVAGTTGSGKSEIVQSYILSLAVNFAPEDVGFLPIDFKGGGMANLFAKLPHLMGAITNLDGAGTARALKSIRAELQKRQRLFGKFGVNHINGYTKLYKKGKALSDPEEKKTYPTEPLPHLFLISDEFAELKQNEPEFMAELVSTARIGRSLGVHLILATQKPSGVVDEQIWSNSRFKLALKVADPSDSNEIIKTPDAASITQPGRAYLQVGNNEIYELFQSAWSGADYQPYSDEGNQVDERIWLVNQLGQSELLIDGNDGDYSVEETQEQETELEAVIDYINKETERLQVILPEKPWLPPLGEELVGAAIDRQAEWTTPRQLSIPLGMLDLPSAQKQEVYHFDIEELGNTVLYGSPGFGKSTALQTILMNLARRNTPEQVQFNLFDFGTNGLLPIRELPHVADLVRLDEEEKLLKYLKRLDSLMKERKALFTEAGVSSLSQYEQKTGQALPVLLNFFDGYDSVRESPLEEIIESAVNQLLREGASLGIYTLITVLSASSLRLRMSSTIPNALSFYLVEEGALRTVMGRDALPGQEIVGRAQVTQEEVLELQVYLPIEGKDDIDRLSHLTAEIQSMNQDWQGLRPEAVPMLPSNISTSFFEDHEEVQDMWQRGELPIGFDKESTHPVGFVPKRDGYFELLYDTMQQLEYGEAALLTGLEKVPSHIKKFLVDPTGNYHQSEGLFDEVFVGEEIPGFFMDMQSEVDARTPADLDYPIYILIPEAQALSKLMNLKMTEDAFKALLHKGGTVGLHFIFMGELRQIVNGYMEVDKILKVNVPAGCIGIRFQDQNVVSIKSSFTESVVGVDEYNYFTSRDGYRIKLISE; encoded by the coding sequence ATGGCAACTAAGGGCAAACAAGCGACTTGGAGTCAAAAGCTGTCAGATGAAGAGGTTCTTTGGCATGTGTTTTCGTTTAAAGAATGCTTTGAGTACAAAGAGTTGACCGAAAGGGCCTCCTCAATCAATATTGGAGAAAGTCATATCTCAATTACTGAAAGTGGTCTTGAAAAGGACGGAATCCCTTGGGCTGGTCAGGAGGAGGAAAGTCTGGTAGCCATTCCACATGAACAGATTCAGATCCATTCCTTTACCTATCCTAAGCTGGACTTACTCTTTTCTAAGGAGAAGAAAGCAGATGTTTGCCTTGAAAGTCAAGCTCTCCTTTACCTGAAGGTTAAGGAGAATACCTATCATCTCTCTGGATCATCTAATGGAGCTAAGGTTTATCTAAATGGACAAATTCTAGAGGAAGTTGATGCCTCTATTCAGGTAGGGGATGTTTTGGTGGTGGACTGCTTTCTTTTCTCATTTCGAGAACATCAGATCCATTTCCTGCCCTTGAGCGGACAGTACACTATCCAATCTGATCATTTGTTTGAAGAACCTTATCAAGCTGAGTTCCCACATGAGTTTCCTAATTATCGTAGAAGTCCACGCATTTATCTAAAAGAGCCTGAGGACAAGGTGGAAATCAATTCACCAGCGCCAGAAGAAAAACTTAGACGTGGTGAGCTATGGCGTGCGATCGTACCGCCTGTTGGAATGGTGGTGATTAGCGGAGCCTCTAGTGTCTTTATGCAGGGAAATGCCTTGCTTATGATGGGAATGGCCAGTGCCAGTCTCTTGACAGCTGGATTTTCAGTATCGAGCTATTTTACCAACAAAAAGGAAGTCAAAGAGAAGAATCAGAAAAGAAACGATGATTATCAAGAGTATCTCTTAGAGACAGGAAGCCAATTGAGTCGTCTAAAGGCGGAACAAAAGAAAGCCTTGACATATAATTTTCCATCGGTTGATGAATTAGTGGATTTAGTAGAAAGTTACAACCCACGGATTTATGAGAAGATGGTGACAAATGATGACTTTCTAAAGGTTCATTTAGGAACTGGAGCGATTGATTCTAGTTATTCCTTACGTTTTCAACCAACCAATCGCAAGGAAGACTGGAGCCGCTTTGTCGAGAAAAAACTGGTACAACCGCATATAAAATTAGAGGATGCGCCTATTGTTCTCTCTCTACGTGATCAGGCTTTGGGATTAGCGGGAGCAGCTCCTGTCTTACGAGTAGCAGTTCAAACACTATTGTTTCAGATTGCGGCGCTCCATTCCTACCATGATGTAGAGTTTGTGACCTTGGTCTCCCAAGAGGAATACGAGAATCACTGGCGAGAATGGCGCTGGTTGCCTCATGCGCAAATGCGGAGTCTCAATCTACGGGGACTTATTCACGATGACCAGACCAGGGACATGGTCTTGACCTCTTTTTACCAGATGTTAGTCAAGCGTCGTCAGGTTGTTCGGGAACAAAAGCAGGAGCAAATCTTCTCGCCGCACTATGTCTTGACGATTTTGGATGAGTCATGGCTGTCAGGACATGGGCTCAATGAATTTCTGGCAGAGGATATGACCCAGTATGGGGTGACGGTTATCTGGGGTAAGGAAAGTCTCAATATGTTGCCTGAGACGGTGACGGCAGTGGTTGATTACCAAAATGGAGAGACAGCCAAGCTCGTCAATAATCATCATATCTATGTCAACCAAGACTTTAAGCCTAATCGTCTGCCTCAAAATGGAAAACTTGAAGAAGCGATTTACCGTTTGGCCAATCTCAATCATATCGAAGTGGAGAAAAACTCGATTCCAGATACGATTTCCTTTATGGAACTCTACGGTGTTAAGCAGGTCGAGGAATTGGATGTGGAGAAACGCTGGCAGGCGGCGGATGCATCTAAGTCTCTCGCTGTACCTCTAGGTGTTCGAGGGAAGGATGATATTGTGCTGCTCAACCTTCATGAGCGTGCCCATGGTCCACACGGACTAGTTGCAGGGACTACCGGCTCTGGTAAGTCTGAGATTGTGCAGAGCTATATTCTGTCTCTAGCTGTTAACTTTGCGCCAGAAGATGTTGGATTTCTTCCGATTGACTTCAAAGGGGGAGGAATGGCCAATCTCTTTGCCAAGCTGCCTCACTTGATGGGTGCTATTACTAACTTGGATGGAGCTGGGACGGCTCGTGCGCTGAAGAGTATTCGTGCGGAACTTCAAAAGCGTCAGCGTCTCTTTGGGAAATTCGGTGTCAACCATATCAATGGCTATACCAAGCTCTATAAAAAAGGGAAGGCACTTAGCGATCCAGAGGAGAAAAAGACCTATCCGACAGAGCCTTTACCTCATCTTTTCCTGATCTCAGATGAGTTTGCGGAGTTGAAGCAAAATGAACCAGAGTTTATGGCAGAACTCGTCTCCACGGCACGTATCGGACGTTCCCTAGGGGTTCACCTGATCCTTGCGACTCAAAAGCCATCTGGAGTGGTAGATGAGCAGATCTGGTCTAATTCTCGCTTTAAGCTGGCGCTCAAGGTTGCCGATCCTTCAGACTCAAATGAGATTATCAAAACCCCAGATGCGGCTAGTATCACTCAGCCTGGTCGTGCTTATCTTCAGGTCGGAAACAATGAAATCTATGAACTCTTCCAGTCAGCATGGAGTGGAGCGGATTATCAGCCTTATAGTGATGAAGGTAATCAAGTAGATGAACGGATTTGGTTAGTGAATCAACTAGGGCAGAGCGAACTCTTGATTGACGGAAATGACGGGGATTACTCGGTTGAAGAGACACAAGAGCAGGAGACAGAGCTTGAAGCTGTGATTGATTATATCAATAAGGAAACGGAGCGTCTGCAAGTCATCCTCCCTGAAAAGCCATGGTTACCACCTCTTGGAGAGGAGCTAGTAGGAGCGGCAATTGACCGCCAAGCAGAGTGGACAACCCCACGTCAACTCTCCATTCCACTAGGCATGCTGGATCTGCCAAGTGCTCAAAAGCAAGAGGTCTACCACTTTGATATTGAGGAGTTAGGCAATACCGTCTTATATGGGTCCCCAGGCTTTGGAAAATCAACAGCTCTTCAAACTATCCTCATGAATCTGGCTCGTAGAAATACGCCTGAGCAAGTTCAGTTTAACCTTTTTGATTTTGGGACGAATGGTCTCTTACCAATTAGAGAGTTGCCACATGTGGCGGATCTGGTTCGACTAGATGAGGAAGAAAAGCTCCTCAAGTATCTGAAACGTCTGGATAGTCTTATGAAAGAGCGGAAAGCCCTCTTTACAGAGGCTGGCGTGTCTAGTCTGTCACAGTATGAGCAAAAGACGGGTCAAGCACTCCCTGTTCTTCTCAACTTCTTTGATGGCTATGACTCAGTACGGGAAAGCCCATTAGAGGAGATCATCGAGTCAGCTGTCAACCAGCTCCTACGTGAAGGAGCTAGTCTGGGTATTTATACTCTGATAACCGTACTCAGCGCTAGTAGCTTGCGTTTACGGATGAGCTCGACGATTCCCAATGCTTTGAGCTTTTACTTAGTAGAAGAAGGAGCGCTTCGGACGGTTATGGGACGTGATGCCCTGCCAGGCCAGGAAATTGTCGGCCGTGCTCAGGTGACACAGGAAGAAGTTCTAGAGTTACAAGTCTATCTGCCGATAGAAGGAAAAGACGATATCGACCGTCTTTCTCACTTAACAGCAGAAATCCAATCGATGAATCAGGACTGGCAAGGCTTACGTCCAGAAGCAGTACCTATGTTGCCAAGTAATATTTCTACGAGTTTCTTTGAAGATCACGAGGAAGTTCAGGATATGTGGCAAAGAGGCGAGTTGCCAATTGGTTTTGACAAAGAAAGCACACACCCGGTTGGCTTTGTGCCAAAACGAGACGGCTACTTTGAGCTTCTCTATGATACCATGCAACAGCTAGAATATGGCGAAGCAGCGCTTCTGACAGGCTTAGAAAAAGTGCCTAGTCACATTAAAAAGTTCTTGGTGGATCCAACAGGAAACTACCATCAGTCGGAAGGGCTGTTCGACGAAGTATTTGTGGGCGAGGAGATCCCTGGTTTCTTTATGGATATGCAGTCTGAAGTGGATGCGCGCACGCCAGCTGATTTGGATTATCCTATCTACATCTTGATTCCAGAAGCACAAGCCCTCAGCAAGCTTATGAATCTTAAGATGACAGAAGATGCCTTTAAGGCTCTCCTGCACAAAGGAGGGACAGTTGGGCTCCACTTCATCTTTATGGGTGAGCTTCGTCAGATCGTTAACGGCTATATGGAAGTGGATAAGATTCTGAAGGTCAATGTGCCTGCAGGCTGTATCGGTATTCGTTTCCAAGACCAGAATGTTGTATCTATCAAGAGTAGCTTCACAGAATCGGTTGTCGGAGTGGATGAGTACAACTACTTCACCAGCCGAGATGGTTATCGAATCAAACTTATCAGTGAATAA
- the essB gene encoding type VII secretion protein EssB produces MKVQETSIQSKWSKEAGELEIKLSANQFQLNRMKQYRFFLESTAHLAQGAVKEEAEEVVRLSYQIPAGYQSIREAVENKEILERLHLFQKLQFLKETVDQPMKPFIHPDNLFVSGESVLLGHRGMTDSVVPFSLMKEDLLKQYKALAVFILQPKLNFEELIDSLTTVKNAFAEILFKAETFDEVDHLISEQVRIQEEKRQKEKLFVSKRNYQLFKWGSLGLAIVTVAMGIATGIYAFYVVPKQDKIIQAETSYIAKDYTAVVEGLKSEAPNSLPKGVQYTLAASSLELDNLTQEQKEAVSRNLSQKSSENTLSYWIYIGRGELEKALDIAQNIGDIQYILHAYTKLYDQVNTDSTMSGAKKRELLEKYQKEIDKLQEQLNGSSKANITSKETKNGN; encoded by the coding sequence ATGAAAGTACAAGAGACAAGTATCCAATCCAAGTGGTCGAAAGAGGCTGGTGAATTAGAGATTAAGTTATCCGCTAATCAATTTCAACTGAATCGGATGAAGCAGTATCGATTTTTTTTAGAAAGCACGGCACATTTAGCTCAAGGAGCAGTGAAAGAAGAGGCAGAAGAGGTCGTCCGTCTTTCTTACCAAATTCCAGCAGGTTATCAGTCGATTCGAGAAGCTGTTGAAAATAAAGAAATCTTAGAGCGCCTTCATCTTTTTCAAAAGTTACAATTCTTAAAAGAAACTGTCGATCAGCCTATGAAACCCTTTATTCACCCAGATAATCTGTTTGTAAGCGGGGAAAGTGTCCTTTTAGGACATAGAGGGATGACAGATAGTGTTGTTCCTTTTTCACTCATGAAAGAGGACTTGTTAAAGCAATATAAGGCTTTAGCTGTGTTCATTTTACAACCTAAGCTCAACTTTGAAGAGTTAATTGATAGTCTTACGACGGTAAAAAATGCTTTTGCGGAAATTCTTTTTAAAGCGGAGACTTTTGATGAAGTAGACCATCTCATTAGTGAGCAGGTTCGTATTCAAGAAGAGAAGCGTCAAAAGGAAAAACTGTTTGTCTCGAAAAGGAACTATCAATTGTTTAAATGGGGTTCTTTAGGACTCGCAATTGTAACAGTTGCGATGGGGATTGCAACAGGTATTTATGCTTTTTATGTGGTGCCTAAGCAGGATAAAATCATTCAGGCTGAGACGAGTTACATTGCTAAGGATTATACGGCAGTGGTAGAAGGTCTTAAGTCAGAAGCTCCAAATAGTCTTCCGAAGGGAGTCCAGTACACACTTGCGGCTAGCTCGTTAGAGTTAGACAATCTGACTCAAGAACAAAAGGAAGCTGTATCTAGAAACTTGTCACAGAAATCTAGTGAGAATACTCTTTCTTATTGGATCTATATCGGCCGTGGGGAACTTGAAAAAGCACTTGATATTGCTCAAAATATTGGGGACATTCAGTATATCCTTCATGCTTATACGAAGCTCTATGATCAGGTCAATACAGACAGTACGATGAGCGGAGCGAAAAAGCGAGAACTCCTTGAAAAGTATCAAAAAGAAATTGATAAGTTACAGGAACAATTAAACGGAAGTTCAAAGGCAAATATTACATCAAAGGAGACTAAAAATGGCAACTAA
- a CDS encoding EsaB/YukD family protein has protein sequence MKIITVGIKWREQIYDLKLPTQVSFKRVKELICESFSMMNQELPSHFDLQVTNKSIVFYDDDQIADFPLGNGDQLEIVGRKK, from the coding sequence ATGAAGATAATTACGGTTGGTATAAAATGGAGAGAGCAAATATATGATTTGAAACTTCCAACACAGGTTTCATTCAAGAGAGTAAAAGAGCTGATATGTGAGTCATTTTCAATGATGAACCAAGAGCTACCAAGTCACTTTGATCTTCAAGTGACTAATAAATCAATTGTCTTTTATGATGATGACCAGATAGCGGACTTTCCTTTAGGAAACGGAGATCAATTAGAAATTGTAGGGAGAAAGAAATGA
- a CDS encoding type VII secretion EssA family protein, which produces MKKVQVIFSLLLLCLFLNSGDVRADDGSFEINNQTIYDQGNSPQTTKSKNIPELFLEDSVKKEKQLQKAQQENIHQAQSSLFTGTKDTNSFQSQDKVTRGLFQADYRADETILTGESTSNTSLPTWLSILGFGIGLLGVTYLGVWLGRKYSKVLRFKKESV; this is translated from the coding sequence ATGAAGAAGGTTCAAGTCATTTTTAGTCTATTATTGTTGTGTCTTTTTCTTAACTCAGGTGATGTCCGAGCAGATGATGGAAGTTTTGAAATTAATAATCAAACCATCTATGATCAAGGGAACAGTCCTCAGACTACTAAGTCTAAGAATATTCCTGAATTATTTTTAGAAGATAGTGTGAAGAAAGAAAAACAGCTACAAAAAGCACAGCAAGAGAATATTCATCAAGCGCAGTCCTCTCTTTTTACCGGGACTAAAGATACGAATAGTTTTCAGAGTCAGGATAAGGTGACGCGTGGCTTGTTTCAAGCAGATTATAGAGCAGATGAAACAATTTTGACTGGAGAGAGCACCTCTAACACTTCGCTACCTACTTGGCTATCTATTTTGGGATTTGGGATAGGTCTACTTGGAGTGACCTATCTAGGTGTTTGGCTAGGTAGGAAGTACTCAAAAGTGCTTCGTTTTAAGAAGGAGAGTGTGTGA